In one Aricia agestis chromosome 5, ilAriAges1.1, whole genome shotgun sequence genomic region, the following are encoded:
- the LOC121727382 gene encoding fatty acyl-CoA reductase 1-like: MGFLEERDLEGVCTIPEYFRGKTIFITGGSGFMGKVLLEKLLYSCSDLERVYLLLRDKKGVKAEERLKQLYASRCFDRLRRERAGLFEQKVFYIGGDVTQLGLGMSEEDRTLLVNRTHIIYHVAACVRFDDPLKEAVKLNLRGTREIVELAKDVMNLEALVHVSTSYANTNRAQIDEVVYPPFADWRQTLDICDRLDDDTLNVLTAKYLGELPNTYVFTKQLAEHVVYEQRGQLPVVIVRPSIVISSIEEPAPGWVENLNGPVGMLVASGKGILRSMYTHPDLVSDYIPVDSAIQAFVAAAWIRGTKKLEPSDDVEVYNCSTSHMKTMTMGEIIECGKQLIQEVPLEGGLWFPGGGLTTSRTVFFINVIFLHLLPAVLVDILLRLLGQKPMLVKLQRRIFSANLALQYYITQAWIFLNHNLLQLRSRIKEEDRAAFYYDLENFDQKEYFRNAIMGGKVYILQEKMEDLPKAKAHITRMKIVDRVVKVIFYGLVLWVVYRLDFTQNLINYFTYNFIL, encoded by the exons ATGGGCTTTCTGGAGGAGAGGGACTTGGAGGGCGTGTGTACGATACCGGAGTACTTCAGAGGGAAGACCATCTTCATTACTGGTGGTTCAG GTTTCATGGGCAAGGTTTTGCTGGAGAAGCTGCTGTACTCATGCTCTGATCTCGAGAGGGTCTACCTGCTGCTGCGCGACAAAAAGGGAGTGAAGGCGGAGGAGAGGCTGAAACAGCTGTATGCGTCCAGG tGCTTCGACCGTCTTCGGCGGGAGAGGGCGGGGCTGTTCGAGCAGAAGGTGTTCTACATCGGCGGTGACGTCACACAGCTGGGGCTCG GCATGTCGGAGGAGGACAGAACTCTCCTGGTCAACCGGACACACATTATATACCACGTTGCCGCATGTGTCAG aTTTGACGACCCACTGAAGGAGGCTGTGAAGCTTAACCTCCGAGGGACCAGAGAAATAGTGGAGTTAGCGAAGGATGTTATGAATCTTGAG GCGCTGGTCCACGTGTCGACGTCATACGCGAACACCAACAGAGCACAGATCGACGAGGTGGTGTACCCGCCGTTCGCGGACTGGCGGCAGACGCTAGATATCTGCGACCGGCTCGATGATGACACGCTCAACGTGCTCACTGCCAA GTACCTGGGCGAGCTGCCTAACACGTACGTGTTCACTAAGCAGCTCGCAGAGCACGTGGTGTACGAGCAACGAGGCCAGCTGCCCGTTGTGATAGTGCGACCATCGATAG TAATATCGAGTATCGAGGAGCCGGCGCCGGGCTGGGTGGAGAACCTCAACGGCCCCGTCGGCATGTTGGTCGCTAGCGGGAAAg GTATCCTGCGCAGCATGTACACGCACCCCGACCTGGTGTCGGACTACATCCCCGTGGACAGCGCGATACAGGCCTTCGTCGCCGCCGCCTGGATACGCGGGACCAAGAA ACTGGAGCCGTCCGACGACGTGGAGGTGTACAACTGTTCCACCAGCCACATGAAGACGATGACGATGGGCGAAATCATCGAGTGCGGCAAACAGCTGATACAGGAGGTGCCGCTGGAGGGGGGGCTGTGGTTCCCGGGGGGCGGCCTGACCACGTCCAGGACGGTGTTCTTCATCAAT GTCATATTCCTGCATCTTCTGCCGGCTGTCTTAGTGGACATCCTGCTTAGACTATTAGGGCAAAAACCAAT GCTAGTGAAACTCCAAAGGCGAATATTCTCAGCGAACTTAGCGCTTCAGTACTACATAACTCAGGCGTGGATATTCCTCAACCACAATCTTCTGCAGCTCCGAAGCAGAATTAAAGAGGAAGATCGAGCCGCGTTTTACTATGATCTAGAAAACTTCGACCAGAAGGAATACTTTAGGAATGCAATTATGGGCGGTAAAGTTTATATTCTGCAGGAGAAGATGGAGGACTTACCGAAAGCGAAGGCGCATATAACAAG gATGAAAATAGTGGACAGAGTTGTGAAGGTGATATTCTACGGTTTGGTGCTATGGGTGGTGTACAGACTGGACTTCACTCAGaaccttattaattatttcacttataattttattctgTAA